A window of Nocardioidaceae bacterium genomic DNA:
CCCCACCGCCTCCAGCACCGTCCGGTGCCGCGCGACCGTCTCCTCGTCGAGGCGTCCGGCGCGTCGAGCGAGCTCGGCGACGAACACCATCCCGATCGCCACGGCCTCGCCGTGACGCACGGCGTACCCGCTGGCCCGCTCGATGGCGTGGGCCAGTGTGTGGCCGTAGTTCAACGCCTCGCGCCCCGGGTGGCCGTCCGCTCCCCCGGTCTCGCGCAGGTCGCCCGCGACCACGTCGGCCTTGACCTGCACGGCGCGGCGTACGAGCTCGGCCACCACCGGGCTCAGCGGGTCCATCGCCGCCCCGGCGCCGCCCTCGACGAGCTCGAGGATGCGCGGGTCGGCGATGAAGCCGCACTTGAGGACCTCGGCCATGCCGGCGACCAGCTCGGCGCGCGGCAGCGTCACGAGCGCGTCGAGGTCGCAGACGACGCCCGCGGGCTCGTGGAAGGCGCCCACGAGGTTCTTGCCCGCACCGGTGTTCATGCCGGTCTTGCCGCCGACGGCCGCGTCGACCATCGCCAGCAGCGTGGTCGGCACGTGCACCACCGGCACCCCGCGCAGCCAGGTCGCGGCGATGAAGCCGCCCATGTCGGTCACGGCGCCGCCGCCGACGGTGACGACGGCGTCGGAGCGGGTGAACCCGGCCTCGCCCAACGCCTCCCAGGCGCGGGCGGCGACGTCGGCGGTCTTGCCGGCCTCACCGTCGGGCACGGTCACGTCGAGCACCTGCAGACCGCGGTCGGCGAGGGCTGAGCGGACGCGCGAGACGTACGCCCCCACGGCGCTGTTGTCGGGGCTGACCACGGCGACCCGGGTCACCCGGTGACCGAGCACCTCACCGCCCAGCAGGTCCCCGAGCACGTCGGCGATGCGGTCGCCGAGGTGGCCGATGACCACGTCGTAGGGCGCGGGACCTGCCACGCGCACCCGCACCGGGGCGTCGGCCGAGGTGTGCGCCACGGCGGCCGAGGGCTCCATGCTCATGGGGTCGCCGCCCGCGACGTCGACGGGATCGCTCATCGGTGGGCCCAGAGCTCCTTCTCGATGCGGTCGACGACCTCGGCGGCAGCGAGTCCGTCGGTGTCGATCGTCGCCGTCGCGACGGCGGCGTAGATCGGGGCGCGCTCGTCGAGCAGCTTCTTCACCGTGCCGCGCACGTTGCCGAGCAGCAGCGGTCGGGAGGTGCCGAGCCCGACGCGCTTGACGGCCTCGGACAGGCCCACCGAGAGGAACACGACCGTGTGCTCGCGCAGCTGCTCCTGGGTGCGCTCGTCGAGCACGGCGCCGCCGCCCAGCGCGAGCACGCCCGGGTGCGTCTTGAGCCCGGCGACGACCGCGAGCCGCTCCTTGTCACGGAAGTACGGCTCGCCGTCGTCGACGAAGATCTCCGAGATCGGCCGACCCTCGAGCCTCTCGACGTCGGCGTCGGTGTCGCGGAAGTCGACCCCCCACCGCTGTGCCAGCAGGCGGCCCACGGTGCTCTTACCCGCCCCCATGGGGCCGACCAGCACCACGCGCGGCTGCACGGGAGGCGGCTCCGACGGCACCGGGTGGGCGGTCGGCTGCTCGGTCGTCATCACCGGTACCGCAGCGAGGACAGGTAGGTCTCCACGTTGCGCCGCGTCTCGCCCACCGAGTCCCCGCCGAACTTCTCCAGGACGGCGTCGGCTACCACCAGGGCCACCATCGCCTCGGCGACGATGCCGGCGGCGGGGACGGCGCAGACGTCGGAGCGCTGGTGGTGCGCCTTGGTGGCCTCGCCGGTCGCGACGTCGATCGTGCTGAGTGCGCGGGGCACGGTCGCGATGGGCTTCATGGCGGCGCGTACGCGGAGCGGCTCGCCGGTGCTCATGCCCCCCTCGGTGCCTCCGGCGCGGCCGGTGGCGCGGCGGATGCCCTCGCCGGAGTCCACGATCTCGTCGTGCGCCTGGGACCCCGGGGTCGCGGCGAGGGCGAACCCGTCGCCGACCTCGACGCCCTTGATGGCCTGGATGCCCATCAGGGCGCCGGCGAGCCGGGAGTCCAGGCGGCGGTCCCAGTGCACGTGGGACCCGAGGCCCGGCGGGAGGCCGTGCACCACGACCTCGACGACGCCGCCGAGCGTGTCGCCGTCCTTGTGCGCCTGGTCGATCGCCGCGACCATCGCGTCGGTGCCCTCGGGGCTCAGGCAGCGCACGGGGTTCTCGTCGAGCGCGGGCACGTCGGCAGCCACCGGGACCGAGCCGGGGGGTGCCTCGGCGGACCCGATGCGGACGACGTGGGACACCACGTCGGCGTCGCAGACCTGCGTCAGGAACGCCGTGGCCACCGCGCCGAGCGCGACCCGGGCGGCGGTCTCACGGGCCGAGGCACGCTCGAGGATCGGCCGTGCCTCGTCGAAGTCGTACTTCTGCATGCCGACCAGGTCGGCGTGACCCGGCCGGGGCCGGGTGAGCTTGGCGTTGCGGGCCAGGGAGTCGAGCTCGGCCTGGTCGACCGGGTCGGCGGCCATGACCTTCTCCCACTTGGGCCACTCGGTGTTGCCGACCTCGATGGCCACCGGGCCACCCTGGGTGCGGCCGTGGCGTACGCCGCCGATCATCGTGACCTCGTCGGCCTCGAACTTCATGCGGGCGCCGCGGCCGTAGCCGAGCCGGCGGCGGGCCAGCGCGTCGACGACGTCGGCGCTCGTGATCTCGACGTGGGCCGGCAGGCCCTCGAGGATCGCGACGAGCGAGGGTCCATGGGATTCACCCGCGGTCAGCCAGCGCAACATGTGGCCGATCTTCCCACGGGGCCCCCGGCCGGGGCGGGGCGGTGCGGGCCGGTGCTGGGCGGGAGATGGCCGCGCGGACGCAGGCGTACGGCTCAGCCCGCGCTGGGCCCCCCGAGCAGCGCGCGCAGCAGGGGCTCGCCCACCACGAGCCCGACCAGGGCCCCGAGCAGCATGTACGGCCCGAAGGGATAGCCGCGGACCCGTGGCAGCCCGCGGACCCGGCGCCACACGACAGGCACCAGCCCGCCGACGGCGCCGAGCAGGAACGCGGCCTCCAGGCCGACGAGCAGCGGGGCCAGGCCCGCGTACCCCAGCACCATGCCGAGGAGGCCGGCGAGCCGCACGTCGCCGTAGCCCATGCCCGCGGGGTAGACGAGGTTCAGCACCAAGTAGAGCCCGCCGAGCACCAGCCAGCCGAGGGCAGCGCCGCGGAGCACGGTCCAGGAGCCGTCGACGACCGCGCCCAGCAGGAGCAGGGCGACCAGGGCGGGGTACGCGGGCTTGATGAGCGCGGAGGGCAGCAGCCGGGTGCGTGCGTCGATGTAGGCGAGTGCCACGCCGAGCGGCACCATCATCAGCAGCGCCGGCAGCAGCCCCGGGCGCCCGAGCTCCTCGACGGCGAAGCCGCAGGCCGCTCCGGCCGCGGCGCCGGCGAGCACGCACCAGGCCCGCAGCCCGCGGGCGCGGGCGAGCACGGCGTACGGGATCTTCGGCGTCGGCGGCGCGAGCGGGTCGCCGACGCCCTCGCGCTCCTCGACCTCGGGCTCCGGAGCGGGCTCGGGCAGGCGCGCCACCACCGTAGGCACCATCGCGCTCAGCCCCGCTGCGACGAGAGCCGCGACGAGCACGAGCAGGACGTCGGAGGACACCCGGGCGAGGTTAGTGGTCCACCCGTGCGGCCAGGGCCCGCTCCCCCGCCTGTCTCATCGCTGCCACGGGTGCGGTAGGGACGCCCGTCATCAGCTCGAGCTGGCGGGCGGCCTGGTGCACCAGGAGGTCGAGGCCGCTCACCAGCGTCTGCCCGGCCTCGGTGGCCGCCGAGGCCAGCGGGGTGGGCCACGGGTCGTAGAGCACCTCGAACACGACGGCGGCCGGCGCGCAGCGGCGTACGAGCGCGGGCGTCTGGGCGGCGGCGGGGATCGTGGAGACGACGACGTCGACCGCGAGGGGCTGCTCGTCGGTGAGCAGCGCGGTCGTGAGCCGTGGCGCCGCCTCGTGGCGGGCCACGGCGTCGAGCGTCTTTCGAGCCCGTGCGGGGTCGCGGACGAGCACGACCGCCTCGTCGCAGCCCAGGTCGGCGAGGGCGAGCAGCGTCGAGGTCGCGGTCGCGCCGCCGCCGAGCACCGCAGCGGTGCGTACGGGACCCTCGTGCCGCTCGCGGATGGCCGCGACGGCGCCGGGCACGTCGGTGTTGTCGCCGCTCAACCGACCATCAGGTGCGACCAGGACGGTGTTCGCGGCGCCCGCCAGGGCTGCCGTCGGTGCGACCTCGTCGAGGAGCGGCATGACGGTGCGCTTGAGCGGCATGGTGAGGGACAGACCCCGCCACTCCGTGCCCTGGCCGTGCAGCCCGGTCAGGAAGCCGGCGAGAGCCCGCTCGTCGACACGGTGGGCGCCGTAGGCCCAGTCGGTCAGGCCGAGCTCGTCGTACGCGGCGGCGTGCAGCACCGGGGAGAGGGAGTGCTCGATCGGGTCGCCGAGCACGGCGCAACGGGGCATCCGGGGCCGTGGTCAGCAGGCGTCGGACTGCGTCGCGCAGTACTCGTCGAGCTCGCGACGGAAACCGAGGAACGTGTCGTAGTCCTCGGCGAACTTCGTCTCGCCGGTGCGCAGGTTCACCGTCACGTAGTAGAACCACGGACCGTCCGCCGGGTTGGCCGCCGCCTCGATCGCGGCGTCACCGGGCGACTCGATGGGCGAGGGCGGCAGTCCGGGGTTCTGGTAGGTGTTGTACTCGGACTCCTGCTGCAGGTCCTCGAAGGTGGCGCGGGCCCCGATGTCGGAGTTGATGTAGTTCAGGGTCGAGTCGATCTGCAGCAGTCCGTCGGTCTCGTCACCCTCGAGCCGGTTGTAGATGACACGGGCGACCTTGGGTCGGTCCTGGTCGCGGCTGGCCTCGGCCTCCACGAGGCTCGCGATGATCATCAGCTCGTCGGCGGTGTAGCCGAGCTCCTCGGCCCGCGCATCGAGGTTCGCCTCGTCCGCGGCCTGGCGCCACCGGTCGACCATCGTGGTCAGCATCGACTCCGGTGTCGCATTCGGCGGGAAGGCGTACGTGGCGGGGAAGAGGTAGCCCTCGGGGTTGCCGTCGGCGTACTCGGGCAGACCGATGTCGCCGCGGAGCGCCCGGCGGAAGGCACGCTGACCGAAGTCGGTGCCCCGGGCGAGCTGCGCGACGGTGTCGTCGACCGTGAGTCCCTCGGGGATGGTCACCGAGGTCTGCAGGATGTTGTCGGGGTCGACCAGCACCTCGAGCGCGCCCTGGGCCGACATCTGCTGGCGCAGCTCGTAGAAGCCGGCCTGGATCCCGCTGGAGCGCTCATCGGCGCGGGCGGCCTCGATGAAGGCTTCCGCGCTCTGCACGACGTCCTGCTGCTCCAGTGCCGTGGCGATCTCGTTCTCGGGCGTGTCACCGGGCTGCACCTCGTACACGACCTCACCGGTGCCGGGTCCCGGGTAGTCGGCGACCGGCTCGGTGTCGAAGCGGCCGTCGAGCGCCTCGAGCCCACGCTGCACGCCGAAGTAGCCGGCGCCGACGATCACCGCCAGCACCACCAGGGCGACCACGCAGCCCAGGCCACGGCGGCGACGTGGTCCGTCGTCGGAGAAGTCGAGCTGGCTCACGTCGGGCTCCTGGGTGGCTGGTCCGCCGGGGGTCTGGCGTGCTGGTCGGTCGGGTCGGTCCGAGAGGTGGGTCCGGCTAGGGGTTCGAGGGTACGTCCACGACCTGGCCGGGTGCCCTGCCGCTGCCCCGCTCGGTGTCGAGTGCGTGCTGCAGGATCACCTGGGCGGCGACCTGGTCGACCACCGCACGGCGCTTCTTTCCCTTGCGTCCCTGCTCGCGCAGCACCGACTCCGCGGAGACGGTGGACAGACGCTCGTCGCAGAGTCTCACGGGCACGGGCGAGATTCTGGCAGCGACGTCGACGGCGAAGGTCCGTGCCTTGGCCGCCGCGGGGCCCTCCGAGCCCGACAGCGACCGCGGCAGGCCGACCACCACCTCGACCGCCTCGTGCTCGACGACGAGGTCGGCGACCTCGGTGAGCACGTCGACCGGCTTGCGGCCGGTGACCGCCACCGTGCCGACGGGGGTCGCGATCATGCCCGAAGGATCGCAGCGGGCGACCCCGATGCGCGCGTCACCGGGATCGAGCCCGAGGCGTACGCCACGTCTCACGGCCGCAGCCTCTCAGCGGCCCTGCACCGAGGCCGCGACCTCGCGGCGCACCGCCTCGAGGGCGGCCTCGACCTGCGTGGCGTCACCGCCGCCGCCCTGCGCGACGTCCGGCTTGCCGCCACCGCGGCCACCGAGCGTGGTGGCGACGGTGCGCACCAGGTCGCCGGCGGACAGACCACCGGCGCGCGCGGCGTCGTTGACCGCGACGACCACAGCGGGCTTGTCGTCGGTGACCCCGACGATCGCGACGACGGCGGGACGGGAGGCGGGGATGCGGCCGCGGACGTCGAGGGCGAGGGTGCGTACGTCGCCGGGTGCGGCGCCGTCGGCACGGTGCGCGACGACCGCGACGCCGGCGACGTCGGTCGCCTGCGCCGCCATGTCGCCCGCGGAGCTGAGCAGCTGGCCGATGCGGACCTTCTCGATCTCCTTCTCGGCGGCGCGCAGTCGCTCCACGAGGTCCTCGACCCGCTCGGGAAGCTGCTCGGGACGTACCTTCAGCGCCTCCGACAGCTGCGCCACCAGCACGTGCTCGCGGGCCAGGAAGCGGTAGGCGTCACCGCCGACGAGCGCCTCCACACGGCGTACGCCCGACCCGATGGAGGACTCCCCCAGGAGCTTGACGACGCCGAGCTGGCCCGACCGCTCGGTGTGGGTGCCGCCGCACAGCTCGCGGGCCCAGTCGCCGACGGAGACCACGCGCACCTCGTCGCCGTACTTCTCGCCGAACAGCGCCATCGCGCCCGAGCGCACGGCCTCGGTCTGCGTCATGATCTCGGCCTCGACCGCGAGGTCGGCCAGCACGAGGTCGTTGACACGGGCCTCGACGTCGGCCATCGCCGAGGCAGGCACGGAACCGCTGGCGGAGAAGTCGAAGCGGAACCGGCCGGGGGCGTTCTCAGAGCCGGCCTGGGTGGCCGTCTCGCCGAGAGCCTCCCGGAACGCCTTGTGCACCATGTGCGTCGCGGTGTGGGCGCGGCTGATCGAGCGCCGGCGCTCGAGGTCGACCAGGGAGGAGGCCTGGGCCCCGACCGTCACCTCGCCCTCGAGCACCCGCGCGGCGTGCACGATGACGCCGGAGACCGGCGACTGCACGTCGAGCACCTCGATGCGGGCGCCGTTGTCGAGCTCGATGACGCCCTGGTCGGCGAGCTGCCCACCGCCCTCGGCGTAGAACGGGGTGCGGTCGAGCACCACCTCGACCGTGTCGCCCACGCCTGCCGCGTGCACCGTGCGCCCGGCCGAGACCAGGCCGCGTACGGTGCCCTCGGTGCTGGTCAGACGGCTGCTGTCGTAGCCGGTGAACTCGACGTCGACACCCATCGAGTCCGCGATCTCGCGGTAGGCCGAGGCGTCGGCGTGCTGGCCCTTCTTCGCGCGGGCGTCGGCCTTGGCGCGCTCGCGCTGCTCGCCCATCAGCCGCCGGAACTCGGGCTCGTCGACAGCGAGACCCTTCTCGGCCGCCATCTCCAGGGTCAGGTCGATCGGGAAGCCGTAGGTGTCGTGCAGCGCGAACGCCTGCGCGCCGGAGAACGTGACCGCGCCCTTGCCCTTCGCCTCCGCCGCGGCCGAGTCGAAGA
This region includes:
- the aroB gene encoding 3-dehydroquinate synthase; amino-acid sequence: MEPSAAVAHTSADAPVRVRVAGPAPYDVVIGHLGDRIADVLGDLLGGEVLGHRVTRVAVVSPDNSAVGAYVSRVRSALADRGLQVLDVTVPDGEAGKTADVAARAWEALGEAGFTRSDAVVTVGGGAVTDMGGFIAATWLRGVPVVHVPTTLLAMVDAAVGGKTGMNTGAGKNLVGAFHEPAGVVCDLDALVTLPRAELVAGMAEVLKCGFIADPRILELVEGGAGAAMDPLSPVVAELVRRAVQVKADVVAGDLRETGGADGHPGREALNYGHTLAHAIERASGYAVRHGEAVAIGMVFVAELARRAGRLDEETVARHRTVLEAVGLPTTYADHDYETLLAGMRVDKKARGATLRFVVLEGIGRPVVLTGPGEDDLRGAYEALSGLSGFPGLSGTG
- a CDS encoding shikimate kinase, whose translation is MGAGKSTVGRLLAQRWGVDFRDTDADVERLEGRPISEIFVDDGEPYFRDKERLAVVAGLKTHPGVLALGGGAVLDERTQEQLREHTVVFLSVGLSEAVKRVGLGTSRPLLLGNVRGTVKKLLDERAPIYAAVATATIDTDGLAAAEVVDRIEKELWAHR
- the aroC gene encoding chorismate synthase: MLRWLTAGESHGPSLVAILEGLPAHVEITSADVVDALARRRLGYGRGARMKFEADEVTMIGGVRHGRTQGGPVAIEVGNTEWPKWEKVMAADPVDQAELDSLARNAKLTRPRPGHADLVGMQKYDFDEARPILERASARETAARVALGAVATAFLTQVCDADVVSHVVRIGSAEAPPGSVPVAADVPALDENPVRCLSPEGTDAMVAAIDQAHKDGDTLGGVVEVVVHGLPPGLGSHVHWDRRLDSRLAGALMGIQAIKGVEVGDGFALAATPGSQAHDEIVDSGEGIRRATGRAGGTEGGMSTGEPLRVRAAMKPIATVPRALSTIDVATGEATKAHHQRSDVCAVPAAGIVAEAMVALVVADAVLEKFGGDSVGETRRNVETYLSSLRYR
- a CDS encoding A24 family peptidase — translated: MSSDVLLVLVAALVAAGLSAMVPTVVARLPEPAPEPEVEEREGVGDPLAPPTPKIPYAVLARARGLRAWCVLAGAAAGAACGFAVEELGRPGLLPALLMMVPLGVALAYIDARTRLLPSALIKPAYPALVALLLLGAVVDGSWTVLRGAALGWLVLGGLYLVLNLVYPAGMGYGDVRLAGLLGMVLGYAGLAPLLVGLEAAFLLGAVGGLVPVVWRRVRGLPRVRGYPFGPYMLLGALVGLVVGEPLLRALLGGPSAG
- a CDS encoding shikimate dehydrogenase — protein: MPRCAVLGDPIEHSLSPVLHAAAYDELGLTDWAYGAHRVDERALAGFLTGLHGQGTEWRGLSLTMPLKRTVMPLLDEVAPTAALAGAANTVLVAPDGRLSGDNTDVPGAVAAIRERHEGPVRTAAVLGGGATATSTLLALADLGCDEAVVLVRDPARARKTLDAVARHEAAPRLTTALLTDEQPLAVDVVVSTIPAAAQTPALVRRCAPAAVVFEVLYDPWPTPLASAATEAGQTLVSGLDLLVHQAARQLELMTGVPTAPVAAMRQAGERALAARVDH
- the mltG gene encoding endolytic transglycosylase MltG, which encodes MSQLDFSDDGPRRRRGLGCVVALVVLAVIVGAGYFGVQRGLEALDGRFDTEPVADYPGPGTGEVVYEVQPGDTPENEIATALEQQDVVQSAEAFIEAARADERSSGIQAGFYELRQQMSAQGALEVLVDPDNILQTSVTIPEGLTVDDTVAQLARGTDFGQRAFRRALRGDIGLPEYADGNPEGYLFPATYAFPPNATPESMLTTMVDRWRQAADEANLDARAEELGYTADELMIIASLVEAEASRDQDRPKVARVIYNRLEGDETDGLLQIDSTLNYINSDIGARATFEDLQQESEYNTYQNPGLPPSPIESPGDAAIEAAANPADGPWFYYVTVNLRTGETKFAEDYDTFLGFRRELDEYCATQSDAC
- the ruvX gene encoding Holliday junction resolvase RuvX; protein product: MRRGVRLGLDPGDARIGVARCDPSGMIATPVGTVAVTGRKPVDVLTEVADLVVEHEAVEVVVGLPRSLSGSEGPAAAKARTFAVDVAARISPVPVRLCDERLSTVSAESVLREQGRKGKKRRAVVDQVAAQVILQHALDTERGSGRAPGQVVDVPSNP
- the alaS gene encoding alanine--tRNA ligase gives rise to the protein MDTAEIRRRFIAHFEAAGHTPVPSASLLLEDPNLLFVNAGMVPFKPFFLGQQTPPYATATSIQKCIRTPDIEDVGKTTRHGTFFEMCGNFSFGDYFKERAIELAWDLVTKPRADGGWGLEESRLYPSVYAEDAEALALWMKVTGLPEHRILKLGRRENYWSMGVPGPGGPCSEILYDRGPAYGPDFDPAAIGPDMEPALEDRLLEIWNLVFMQEELSAVRSKVDFDIAGPLPAANIDTGMGLERVALLMQDVENMYEIDVVWPVIAKAAELAGKTYGRSREDDVRLRVVGDHIRSSMMLISDGVTPGNEGRGYVLRRLLRRAVRSMRLLGVEDRTLPELMPVSRDKMGETYGDLVRDWERISTVAYAEEDAFRSTLASGTRIFDSAAAEAKGKGAVTFSGAQAFALHDTYGFPIDLTLEMAAEKGLAVDEPEFRRLMGEQRERAKADARAKKGQHADASAYREIADSMGVDVEFTGYDSSRLTSTEGTVRGLVSAGRTVHAAGVGDTVEVVLDRTPFYAEGGGQLADQGVIELDNGARIEVLDVQSPVSGVIVHAARVLEGEVTVGAQASSLVDLERRRSISRAHTATHMVHKAFREALGETATQAGSENAPGRFRFDFSASGSVPASAMADVEARVNDLVLADLAVEAEIMTQTEAVRSGAMALFGEKYGDEVRVVSVGDWARELCGGTHTERSGQLGVVKLLGESSIGSGVRRVEALVGGDAYRFLAREHVLVAQLSEALKVRPEQLPERVEDLVERLRAAEKEIEKVRIGQLLSSAGDMAAQATDVAGVAVVAHRADGAAPGDVRTLALDVRGRIPASRPAVVAIVGVTDDKPAVVVAVNDAARAGGLSAGDLVRTVATTLGGRGGGKPDVAQGGGGDATQVEAALEAVRREVAASVQGR